From Denitrovibrio acetiphilus DSM 12809, the proteins below share one genomic window:
- a CDS encoding rhodanese-like domain-containing protein codes for MKKVFLVFILVVILGASGYYYMSNQPTKVASPLPMPAFGEITVEHAAPLFADGLPSDYAIVDVRTAEEFEKIHTDKTINIPVAIFEDADEPCKDIMAKLPKDKKIIFVCPFGPRSKDMYQFLTDPVEDLGCGMAKEGLYHLWANIKYKKNHIVIKGK; via the coding sequence ATGAAAAAAGTTTTTCTTGTATTCATCCTTGTAGTTATTCTCGGAGCCAGTGGTTACTACTACATGTCTAACCAGCCTACGAAAGTCGCAAGTCCACTGCCTATGCCTGCATTTGGGGAAATAACAGTGGAGCATGCCGCACCTCTTTTTGCCGATGGTCTCCCTTCGGACTACGCTATTGTAGACGTCAGAACTGCCGAAGAATTTGAAAAAATCCACACAGACAAAACAATCAACATACCTGTTGCCATATTTGAAGATGCAGACGAACCTTGCAAAGATATCATGGCAAAACTCCCGAAAGACAAAAAAATAATATTTGTATGCCCCTTCGGTCCCAGGTCTAAAGACATGTACCAATTCCTCACTGACCCTGTTGAAGACCTTGGCTGTGGTATGGCAAAAGAAGGTCTTTATCACCTCTGGGCAAACATTAAGTATAAAAAAAATCACATAGTCATTAAAGGAAAATAG
- a CDS encoding phage portal protein family protein: protein MSRLTSVLTKNTDLTAFGTLSNPDVLFGKTGVNMSIFEEMLQDAHIYAKLEQLKDRVFGMQWDVRPAGFDELSREVSVFVKECLTGLGVKQLLQDMMMAVEYGFSVVEIVWAEKDGKWLPSKALGRRPNRFAFASDGTLSLVDGAVSIPLEEELKFIVHRNSPKNENPYGTPVLSKCYWPWMFKKAGFRYWLTVAEKYGVPTVLALFDSIDDAESRTRAKELAENLYNIQSDAAVALANVDSVQVLETKGTSADFSELVNICNTEISKAITGEILTSDTSTNGSYSLAQQHLETLQVKSDKVAKALAERVTKTLIRWIVDLNFGNVSAPEFVLDIRAEADWDIIKDAVELGFEVNKEEVAKRFGIPVI, encoded by the coding sequence ATGAGCAGACTGACAAGCGTTTTGACAAAGAATACAGACTTAACAGCATTCGGCACACTGAGCAATCCGGATGTCCTTTTCGGGAAAACTGGGGTGAACATGAGCATATTTGAAGAGATGCTTCAGGATGCTCATATCTATGCAAAGCTGGAACAGTTGAAAGACAGAGTTTTCGGGATGCAGTGGGATGTGCGACCGGCTGGGTTTGACGAATTATCCCGCGAGGTTTCAGTTTTTGTGAAGGAGTGTCTCACCGGGCTTGGAGTGAAGCAGCTTTTGCAGGATATGATGATGGCTGTGGAGTATGGTTTCAGTGTTGTTGAGATTGTCTGGGCAGAAAAGGATGGAAAATGGCTCCCCTCGAAGGCACTGGGACGAAGACCAAACAGGTTTGCTTTTGCATCTGATGGTACATTGTCCCTTGTGGACGGTGCAGTGAGCATTCCACTGGAGGAGGAATTGAAATTTATTGTCCACCGCAACAGCCCGAAAAATGAGAATCCATATGGGACACCTGTTTTGTCTAAATGCTATTGGCCGTGGATGTTCAAAAAAGCCGGATTTCGCTACTGGCTGACCGTGGCGGAGAAATATGGAGTACCTACAGTGCTTGCCCTTTTTGACTCTATAGATGATGCAGAGAGCAGGACAAGGGCAAAGGAGTTGGCAGAGAATCTTTATAATATACAGTCAGATGCGGCTGTGGCTCTTGCAAATGTGGATAGTGTGCAGGTGTTGGAGACAAAGGGGACTTCTGCGGATTTTTCTGAGCTGGTAAATATCTGTAATACCGAAATATCGAAAGCTATTACAGGGGAGATACTCACAAGTGATACCTCTACAAACGGTTCATATTCCCTAGCCCAGCAGCATCTTGAAACCCTTCAGGTTAAAAGTGATAAGGTAGCAAAAGCCCTTGCAGAGCGTGTTACGAAAACACTTATCCGGTGGATCGTAGACCTTAATTTTGGTAATGTTTCTGCGCCTGAGTTTGTTTTGGACATAAGAGCGGAAGCTGACTGGGATATTATTAAGGATGCTGTTGAGCTTGGCTTTGAGGTGAATAAAGAAGAAGTTGCAAAGCGGTTTGGGATACCGGTAATTTAG
- the terL gene encoding phage terminase large subunit — protein sequence MNLSKETLQRLYVLKLAREGLLHFARLTYRGYNPNWHHRVLAEKLMELESGTSGRLMVLMPPRHGKSELASVRFPAWFLGRNPERRVIATSYSARLAENFGRKVRDIVSNPKFSLTFRTGLSSKSKAADRWETKAGGGYIAAGVGGSITGMGGDLLIVDDPFKNQEDADSNNYRDKVWDWYQSTLYTRIEKGGRIVVILTRWHEDDLAGRLLEDGSDKWEVVSFPALAEVDEQFRSAGEPLWESKYSLDDLQNIKNAVGTRVWNALYQQRPAPDDGAVFKKSWFRFYEDVPDFEQMVQSWDMTFSGGDGSDFVVGQVWGIKGAQRYLVDQVRGRMDFMSAVHALREMTAKYPQAKAKYIEDKANGPAVISALKNEIQGLIPVNPQGSKVSRAVAVTPMLEAGNVFLKRGAKFSSELIDEAALFPSGRNDDMVDAMTQALSQTEKRYTPQASFAGVGRHTGQIFKKY from the coding sequence ATGAATCTGAGTAAAGAGACGCTTCAACGGCTTTACGTGCTGAAGCTTGCGCGTGAAGGGCTTCTCCATTTTGCGAGACTGACCTACAGGGGCTACAACCCCAACTGGCACCACAGGGTATTGGCTGAAAAGCTGATGGAGCTGGAATCCGGCACGTCCGGCAGACTGATGGTTCTTATGCCCCCACGGCACGGTAAAAGTGAGCTTGCGTCTGTGCGGTTCCCTGCGTGGTTTTTGGGGAGAAACCCCGAAAGGCGGGTTATAGCAACGTCTTATAGCGCCCGTCTCGCAGAGAACTTCGGAAGGAAAGTTCGGGACATAGTATCAAACCCGAAATTTAGCCTGACGTTCAGAACAGGTCTCAGCAGTAAGTCAAAAGCAGCTGACAGATGGGAAACAAAGGCTGGTGGAGGGTACATTGCGGCAGGTGTCGGCGGTTCTATCACAGGGATGGGCGGGGATCTGCTCATTGTGGATGACCCGTTTAAAAATCAGGAGGATGCAGATTCTAATAACTACCGTGACAAGGTGTGGGACTGGTATCAGTCAACTCTCTATACCCGCATCGAAAAAGGAGGGCGGATAGTCGTTATCCTTACCCGCTGGCATGAGGACGATCTTGCAGGAAGGCTCCTTGAGGATGGCTCAGACAAGTGGGAAGTGGTGAGTTTCCCTGCGCTAGCAGAGGTGGACGAGCAGTTTCGTTCTGCGGGTGAGCCTTTATGGGAGAGCAAATATAGTCTGGATGATCTTCAGAATATTAAAAACGCTGTGGGGACAAGGGTATGGAATGCTCTGTATCAGCAACGACCGGCACCGGACGACGGGGCTGTTTTCAAAAAGTCTTGGTTTAGGTTTTATGAGGACGTACCGGACTTCGAGCAGATGGTGCAGTCGTGGGATATGACATTTTCCGGTGGAGATGGTTCCGACTTTGTGGTCGGGCAGGTGTGGGGAATTAAGGGCGCGCAGAGGTATCTTGTGGATCAGGTGCGTGGGCGGATGGACTTTATGTCTGCTGTGCACGCACTGCGGGAGATGACCGCTAAGTATCCGCAGGCAAAAGCTAAATATATCGAAGATAAGGCGAATGGACCTGCTGTGATCTCTGCTCTGAAAAATGAGATTCAGGGCCTGATACCTGTTAATCCGCAAGGGAGCAAAGTGTCACGGGCGGTGGCTGTGACTCCCATGCTGGAGGCTGGGAATGTCTTTTTGAAGAGAGGGGCAAAGTTCTCCTCAGAACTTATAGACGAGGCGGCATTGTTTCCGTCGGGCAGAAATGATGACATGGTGGACGCTATGACACAGGCGCTCAGCCAGACAGAAAAGAGGTATACTCCGCAGGCATCTTTTGCTGGGGTGGGGCGCCATACAGGGCAGATATTTAAAAAATATTAA
- a CDS encoding Fic family protein — translation MIRKVITDVYESIHFSDRYDTEQIKLLTKELDVRHAHFSGLPIVPDVREFLNDELRICSVYSTAAIGKPDMEETDVRNFLAGKPHSLDETKARIVNNIRRTFEYVDKHSKNIEVNPENIRKLHIMLTIDTGEGLPGVYRSKDRTEVNTDYTPPKGSLDELTKELCGWFTSKDMEQHHPAVRAFLAHYHIGMLQPFINGNGRVARVLEAVLLENAGMLYIPHVLSQYYKRNRKDYIRAYIKNEKTGGFDMTPFLVFCLEGAVRAYKLITDMTVTGLRAISVREHIRRLRQTKKVTERQKNLLEIIYQYDKPFDLNELLTNPIFAGLYKSVTENTARNDIKRLKELNLITPAGRYYTFNRFVLG, via the coding sequence ATGATCAGAAAAGTTATTACGGACGTATACGAAAGTATTCATTTCAGCGACAGGTATGACACAGAACAGATAAAACTTCTCACAAAAGAGCTGGATGTGCGCCACGCTCATTTCAGCGGTTTACCCATCGTTCCCGATGTGAGGGAATTTTTAAACGATGAGCTGCGTATATGTTCTGTATACTCAACCGCCGCCATCGGCAAACCTGATATGGAGGAAACGGACGTAAGAAACTTTCTGGCAGGCAAACCCCACAGTCTTGACGAAACAAAAGCAAGAATAGTTAATAATATACGCCGTACATTTGAGTATGTAGACAAACACAGCAAAAACATTGAGGTAAACCCCGAGAATATACGCAAACTGCACATAATGCTGACCATAGATACCGGCGAGGGGCTTCCAGGTGTCTACCGCTCTAAAGACCGTACAGAAGTTAATACAGACTACACCCCTCCAAAGGGCTCTCTGGACGAACTCACGAAAGAACTCTGCGGCTGGTTCACCAGCAAAGATATGGAACAGCACCACCCTGCTGTGCGTGCGTTCCTTGCACATTATCACATAGGGATGCTTCAGCCCTTTATCAACGGTAACGGACGTGTGGCAAGAGTTCTTGAAGCGGTACTACTCGAAAATGCAGGCATGTTATACATCCCTCACGTCTTGTCTCAGTATTACAAACGAAACAGAAAAGACTACATCAGAGCATACATAAAGAATGAAAAGACGGGCGGTTTTGATATGACTCCGTTTCTTGTGTTCTGTCTGGAAGGTGCTGTGAGAGCATATAAGCTCATTACAGATATGACAGTAACAGGGCTTCGTGCCATTAGCGTCCGGGAGCATATCCGCAGGCTGCGCCAAACCAAAAAGGTTACCGAAAGACAGAAAAACCTCCTTGAAATAATATATCAGTACGATAAACCGTTTGACCTGAATGAACTCCTTACAAACCCTATATTCGCCGGACTCTACAAAAGCGTCACAGAAAATACTGCCAGAAACGATATCAAAAGGCTGAAAGAGCTTAACCTTATTACACCGGCAGGGAGATATTATACTTTTAACCGCTTTGTGCTGGGCTGA
- a CDS encoding ROK family protein gives MFLCFDIGGTNIKSCLTNASGVCADKAVTPTPNSYTELMNVLTGIAENAEFEACAVAVPGTCAPKSGETIFAPNLPCINGKNIKNDLQNTTRKPVFIENDANLAALGEYYFVEKNNISSMVFLTIGTGLGGGAVLNGELLTSDISLFEAGHINIEPDGRPCGCGKKGCLEAYVNTSGILETYHMLSAHGHADNVNMVYSASKTGDKAAALTFEVFGGYLGIGMASLANILVPEKIKIGGGISEMSDAFLGHTLKVFAKNIYPAYRNRVSIELSTLKNSAGLKGCAALCLTQLSKN, from the coding sequence ATGTTTCTCTGTTTTGACATAGGCGGAACAAATATAAAATCCTGCTTAACAAATGCTTCCGGCGTATGTGCAGACAAAGCTGTCACGCCCACACCAAATTCATATACCGAGCTCATGAACGTTCTGACCGGCATTGCTGAAAATGCTGAATTCGAAGCCTGTGCTGTTGCTGTCCCCGGGACATGCGCACCCAAATCAGGCGAAACCATCTTTGCCCCGAATCTGCCTTGTATAAACGGCAAGAATATCAAAAATGACCTGCAAAACACTACCAGAAAACCTGTTTTCATAGAAAACGATGCAAACCTCGCAGCACTGGGAGAATATTACTTTGTCGAAAAAAATAATATCAGCAGTATGGTATTCCTAACCATAGGAACAGGGCTTGGCGGCGGTGCAGTCTTGAACGGAGAACTGCTTACGTCAGACATTTCGCTTTTTGAAGCGGGACATATAAACATCGAGCCGGACGGCAGGCCCTGCGGATGTGGTAAAAAGGGCTGCCTCGAAGCATATGTAAATACCAGCGGAATACTTGAAACTTATCACATGCTGTCAGCACACGGGCATGCAGACAATGTAAACATGGTTTATAGCGCAAGCAAAACCGGAGACAAAGCCGCAGCACTTACTTTTGAGGTCTTCGGCGGATATCTCGGAATAGGTATGGCAAGTCTCGCCAATATACTTGTACCGGAAAAGATAAAAATAGGCGGAGGTATATCAGAAATGTCTGATGCCTTTCTCGGTCATACACTAAAGGTTTTCGCTAAAAACATCTACCCAGCCTATCGCAACAGGGTTTCCATAGAGCTCTCAACTCTTAAAAACTCCGCAGGACTCAAGGGGTGTGCAGCTCTCTGCCTGACACAACTCAGCAAAAACTGA
- a CDS encoding SPL family radical SAM protein, translating into MSRIFVDKGAAESWVAKNAMKNCSDVEFVSSAAEVPDNKNAVHITSGPNTFVHRCPATKIYRCCNYYVADVAEGCPFDCTYCILQSYLNHDYIKVYSDFEGVRSDIQSLPKDRFFRLGTGELSDSLAMDHIFNFSGFIADTVNKADNLLFEFKTKSANIKNLLDINPKNMMVSWSMNPQEIIEKEEHGAAKLANRLRAASICADYGYKIGFHFDPLIYYDNFEKGYKDVIEKMVSSVPESSVEYISVSTFRFIPELLDIVRSKFDRSLLLEKEYVKTMDGKMRYFKPVRVHMLDFFVKEVRKHWKDVFIYFCMEHESVWKKIMKYDPGEREDFEKFFPCQIKHAPNND; encoded by the coding sequence ATGAGCAGGATATTTGTTGATAAAGGCGCAGCAGAAAGCTGGGTCGCAAAAAACGCTATGAAAAACTGCTCTGATGTAGAGTTCGTATCTTCAGCAGCCGAGGTTCCGGACAATAAAAATGCCGTACACATAACATCCGGTCCTAACACGTTTGTACACAGATGCCCCGCAACAAAGATATACAGGTGCTGTAACTATTATGTTGCCGATGTTGCAGAGGGCTGCCCTTTTGACTGCACTTACTGTATCCTGCAATCCTACCTTAATCACGACTATATAAAGGTTTATTCTGACTTTGAAGGGGTCAGAAGTGATATACAGAGCCTTCCGAAAGACCGCTTTTTCAGGCTTGGCACAGGTGAACTGTCGGACAGCCTTGCCATGGATCACATATTCAATTTCAGCGGGTTCATAGCGGACACGGTTAATAAAGCGGATAACCTGCTGTTCGAATTTAAAACAAAATCAGCAAACATCAAAAACCTGCTGGATATCAATCCGAAAAACATGATGGTCTCATGGAGCATGAACCCTCAGGAAATAATAGAAAAAGAGGAGCACGGCGCAGCGAAGCTTGCAAACAGACTCAGAGCTGCAAGTATCTGTGCAGACTATGGTTATAAAATCGGCTTCCATTTTGACCCGCTCATCTACTATGACAATTTTGAAAAAGGTTATAAGGACGTTATAGAAAAGATGGTGTCATCTGTCCCTGAAAGCTCTGTTGAATACATCAGTGTTTCAACTTTTCGCTTCATCCCGGAGCTGCTTGATATTGTAAGAAGCAAATTTGACAGATCACTTCTGCTGGAAAAGGAGTATGTTAAAACCATGGACGGGAAAATGCGCTATTTCAAACCTGTCCGTGTACACATGCTCGATTTCTTTGTAAAAGAGGTACGTAAACACTGGAAGGATGTCTTTATATATTTCTGTATGGAGCATGAATCTGTCTGGAAAAAGATTATGAAATACGACCCGGGCGAGCGTGAAGATTTTGAAAAATTCTTCCCATGCCAGATAAAACACGCACCGAATAATGACTAA